The nucleotide sequence CGCGTGAAGACCGACTCCGTGAGGTCCGCCCCGGCGAGGTTTGCCCCGGCAAAAGAGACGTTCTCCAGGATGCCCCCGGAGAGCTTCGCCCCCGAGAGGTCTCTCCCGGAGAGATCCTCGCCGGAGACGACCTCGCCGCCCGCGATCTGGCGAATGAGCTCATCCCGGATCATCGGTCGCCCTGTTCTTCACGACGCGCGCCTCGACGACGTGCGCGCCCTTGACGTTCGTGGCCCCGTCGAGGTGGACCTTGGCCATGTCGGAGCGGAAGAGGTTCGCCCCGCGGAGGTCGGCGCCGGCGATACGCGCCTTCTGCAGGACCGCGAACATGAAATTGCCCCGGCGGAGGTCCGCGCCCGTGAGATCCGTGCGGATCCACATCGACTCCTTGGCGAGGACCCGCTCGAGCCTGCCGCCCCGGAGGTCCGCCCCGCTGAAATCGGCGCCCGTGAGGTCCGCCTCCGTGAAATCGGCGCCCTCGAGGAGCGCCCCGCGAAAATTCGCCCGCGGGAGCGACGCGCCACGAAAATCGGCCCCGACGAACGAGGAGTCCTTCACCACCCGGAGGTTCTCGAGGTTCGCCCCGCGGAGCACGGCGCCCTCGCCCTTGGCCTCGACGAACACCGCCGACACGAGCTTCGCCCCGCTGAAATCGACGCCCGACACGTTCGACTCGATGAAGACGCAGCGCTCGAGCACGGCGCCCGCGAACCCGGCGCCGCGGAGGTCCGACTTGATGAAATTCGTGCCCGCCGCCTGGATCTCGCGCGTATCCGTGTCGCCGTAGATCGCCTCGGAGAGGTCCGCCTTCGTGAGGTTCGCCCCCCGCAATCGCGCGCCTCGCAGGTCGGCGCAAGCGAGCACCGCCCCCGTGAAATCCACGCCGCTCGCCTCGACGCGCGTGAGGTTTGCCCCGCCAAGGTTCGTCCCGACGAGCTTCGCGCCGCCGAGGCGCGCGTCCGTGAGGTTGGCCCGGGCGAGCACGGCCCCCGAGAGGTCGGCGCCTTCGAGCCGCGAGCCCGAGAGGTTGGCGCATTCGAGCATCGCGCCGCGGAAATCGAGCCCGGCGAGGTCGAGGCCCGAGAGGTCGGCCCCCGTCAGGTCGCGGCCCGCGAAGCCCTCGCCCTTCGCTCGCCCCTCGCGAAGGGCCTCCCGCGCCGCCGCGGATCCGTCCCCCGGCATCGCCGCGGCCGCGGGCATGTGATGGGCGAACTTCCGGTAATTGTCGCGCAGGTTCTCCTCTGCCGCGAGGAGCTTCTTCTCGAGCTCCGGATCGGCGATCTTCTGCTCGAGCCCCACGTCGGGCATCCCCGCGTTCCGGTAGAGCTGGGCGAGGTCCTGGAGGCGCGCGAGCTCCCGCTTCGCCGAGAACTTCGGCGGCCCGGCGGCGTCCGCCTGCGCCTTCTTCAGCATCGCCTCGTAATCGACGCCGGCCTCCTCGCACGCCTTCCTCGCCTCGGCCTCGGCCGCGGCCCGCCGCTCCTTTTCGGCGGCCATTTGTTTCTCGGCGATCTCCATCGCCGCCTCGATCACCTCGGGCAGCTCCTCCGGCTTCGGCGGCGGCGTCGCGGGCGGTATCGCGGGCAGCCTGCCCTCCGGATCGATGCCGGCCGCGCGCATCTGCTCCTTGGCCTTCTCGAGCTCCGCCTCGGCCTTCTTGCGCAGGTTCGCGAGCAGGAGCCCCTCGCCCCCCGTGAGCTCGTCGTCGTCGCTCGGCTCGGCCTTCGGCGCGCCCTCGTCCGGGCCGGGCTCGGGCATCAGATCAGCGTCGCGCAGGGCGAAGAGGTGGCCCTTCTTCTTGTCGCTCCGCTTCGCGATGACGGCCTCGTAATACGAGACGGGCTTCGGCGCGCCCATGGCCTCGAGCGCGCAGCAGATCTGCTTGACGTCCGCGGCGTCATCCTCGCGGACCCGCGTGATGCCCCGGAACACGACCACCCCGCGCTCGGCGTGCGGGAAGAGGCGGACGGTGTCGATGCGCATTGGTATTTCGCGAAAAACCTCGCCGCTCGGCGTCTCGCGCCGGACGAAGCAGCGGGCCGCGACGCCCGGCAGGGCCGATTCGATGCGCGGCTTCGAGGGGTGCATGTTCTCGATGACGAACGCCTCGTCGCCGCGGAAGAACCCCTCGATTTGCTGATCGGCCGGCGCGGTGCTGAAGAAGCCCGGCTCGAGGTCCTCCGCGAACCCCGGGAACAACTCCTTCAGCCACGCCTCGTCGTACGTCCCCACCTTGGAGAATCGCTGCGGCCAGGTGAGGTCGATGGGCCCGAAGCTGGCCGGCGCGGGCCTCTCCCGCGGCGATTGGAGGAGCTTGCCCGGGTACTCGACGTTTGGCATCGGGTGCACCTCGCCGGCCTCGGTGCGCACGGGCGACGCGCCCTTGCCAAGCGGGTTGTCGGGAAAATCGGGGCCGCCGAAGGCCGTCTCCCAGGTGATGGGCATCTCCGTGAACGGCTGCGGCTCGGAGGGCACGCCGCGCTTCCATACCCGATCGCCGACCACGTAGAGCGTCTTGTCGACGGCGCCGAGCTTCACGCGCACGGAGCTCGCCGCGCGCGGGACCCCGCCGGGCGCGAAGCAGCGCCCGTTCACGACGATCTCGCCGTTCGGCTTGGGCATGCACTCGTCGAGGATCCCGTCCTTGCCGAGCTCGGCCGCGACGAACTTCCAGAGATCGACCTCGGAAAGGATACGCCGGGGTGATTCGAACGGGAAGAAGACGAGCAGCGCGATGGAGAAATGGCAGACGTTCTCGTTCTCGAACGCCCTCGTGAGGAGCCCGATCCTCTGCGGCTTGATCGTGTTCACGAAAGGACGTCCTAGCCGATCAGCTTGAGGCCGCCGACCTCGATGTCGATGCCCCGATTGATGAGCTTGTACGGCAGCATCTCGATCTTCCCCGCGAGGTTCTCGAACCACGTCGGCGCGAATTTCAGGGCGATGGCCGCGTTCGCCTCGATCGCGACGCCGATGTGAGAGTCGACCTTGATGCCGAGCACCGTCTCCATCTTGAACGGGCCGAGGATCTCGAGCTTGCCGCCGATCAGGTTCTCGTTCTTGAGGCCGATCAGCGTCTCGGACGTGGCGCCGATGGTGAGCGAGACCTTGTCGCCGAGGCAGCTCCATTTCCATTCGCCGCGGCTCTTCGTGTCGACCGCGTTCGCCTCGATCGACCAGTCGCCCGTCGCGGTCTCCTTCGCGTCGCCCGTGACCTCGACCGTGTAGCCCGATTTCGCCTTCACGTTGAGCAGCCCCGTGACCTCCTGCGTGCGGCCGCCCGCGGAGACGACGGTATAATGCATGTCGTCGAAGAGCTCCTGCTGGCCCGCCTTCGCGTACACCTGCATGAGGCCCTGGACCTCGGTGTTCTGCGACTGGTAGAGCTCCTGCACGTGGCCGGACTCGACCTTCTCGGTCCGGTTCGCCTTGTACGTCAGGGTCACGTCCTTCTCGACCTCGCACGTGTACGGCCCCTTGTACACGTGGTCGACGTAATTGCCCACGCTCTCCGTCTTGAAGTCCACCACCTCGATGTCGAAATGCGTGCCGGTGTAGATGAGCGCGCTGCCGTCGGTGCGGCCGATGAAGTTGTGCTCGTCGTTCAGCGAGCCCATGCGCAGGTACGTGTTCTCCGTGGGCGTCGACATCGTGATCCGCTGCTGGCCCGCCTTGTCCTCGAGCTCCAGGCGATTGCGGCCGCCCGTCTGGATCACGTTCTTCGTGTTGTTGCCCTGCGTGACCGGGCTCGGCGTGTGCGCGTTCGGGACGACGCCCATGATCACGGGCCTGTCAGGGTCGCCGCCCATGAAGCTGATCACGACCTCCGTGCCCTTGCGCAGCGGGAAATGCCACCCCTCGATCGAGCCGCCGTGCGGCTGCGCCATGCGCACCCACGTCGACGCATTGCTGCCCTTCAGGCTGGTCTCGTCGAACATGAACTTGACGTTGTAGCGGCCGTGCTCGTCGATCTGCGCGTATTCGCTCTCCGCGTCCCCGTCGATCACCGCATTCTCGTAGCCATAAATGCGAGGCCACGGCGTCCTGCGCTCGGCGCGGAACTGGACCGACGCGGGGATGCCCGCGACCTCCACGCGGTACACGTCGTTCGCCTCCGCCCCGAGGAGCTTCTTGATCTGCGGCGCGGACACGGCGTGGCAGCAGATGTGCACGAGCTCCGTGGTGAGGTATTCGCCGTTGAACGCCGTGCGCGGGTGCTCCTCGAGCTCGAAGAGGTACCCCGGCCGGAGGTGATACGCCGTGCCCGTCGCGTGGAACAGGACCTTGCGCGCGAGCAGCTCCTCGGCGCGGATGCCCGCGAGCCGCTTGCCCTGCGTCGGGTTGAAGAAACGCGCGCCGTGCATCGTGATCTCCCCGAAGCCCGACTGGGAGACCGACGCATGGCCTGAGACGTCGAGCGTGGGGTTGGTGTAATCGTAATCGTGCAGCTTCACCGCGGACGGGAGGTGCTGGTGCCGGCGCGTGAAGCTGTCGAACGCCTCGCCCTGGTTCATGTCGCCGCCGGCCTGGGGATGGTAGGGGACCGGGGCCTTCCGCAGCGGCTCGTGGAACGATTTGTTGTCGGTGATGACGAGCTTCTCGGCGTCCTCGCCTTGCTCGAAGTAATAGTAGAGGCCCTCGCGCTCCATCCAGCGGGAGATGAAGTCGAGGTTGCTCTCCTGGTACTGGCAGACGTGCTCTTCCGGCTCGTAATCGCCGTAGAGCTTGAACTCGTAGTCGTCGCCGCTGAAGCCGCTGTCGTCGAGGATGAACTCGATGATCTCGCGGACGCTCTTCTTCGTGAACATGCGGCTGTGGAGCGTCTGCGTGAGCTCCCAGAGCCGCGGCACGAGCGTCGCGCGGAACAAGGCGGCGCTGCCCGCCTGCTGGACCAGCTCGATGCCGGAGAGCAGGCCGTGGATCACGTACTGCTCGCCGTCGTCCTCGCGCTGCGCGCGCAGCGTCCCCTTCGCGCCGACGGCGTCGTCGAGGTCGACGTCCCCGCTCTCTTCGCTGGGGATCGAGAGGTAAATCTCGAACACGTAGGGGCGAGAGAGCGCCTCGGTCCCCCGGAATCCGAGGACCCGCGTGGTATCGGGAAGGACGCTCGAGCTGAACGTAAAAAAGTCACGCAAGGAAGGCCTCCATGGGCGAGGGCGCGATCCTATCCGGGCGCCGAGACGGCGGCAAGACGTAAGTCAGGAGGTGGGGCCCCGTCGCCCCCATTGCTAGTGGAACGTCGGCAGGGCCTGCGTGCACGAGGTCCAGCCCGCGGGCTTCTCCCCGGGCATGAACGAGAAGTCCATGACGCCGCGGCTGGGGTCGCTGCGATCGACGGCGACGAAGACCGTCTTGCGCTCGCGCAGGTGCCACGAAGGATCGCGGCGGATGGAGGGACCGACGAAATATTGCAGCTCGCCTGTGACGGGGTTCTTGCCTTGCGCGATGATCCGGTACAGGGCGGCTCTGTTCGAGGTGCTGTTGCGCACGTCGACGATCTGTGCCTCGACGCGGGCGCCCGACGCGGCGACCGCGGCAATGGCGTCCTCGTCGGCCTTGCCTTGCCGCACGGCCACGCTGACGGGGATGGCGATGGCGAGGATCACGCACGCGGCGGCGCCGCCCAGGAACGCCGCGCTTCCGCCGCGGTTGACGCCCATGATGAAGAGCGCGATTGCAGCCCCGAGAAAAATGAGACCGAGCAGCACGCCTGCCCCGCACCCGATTCCGCCGCCCGCCGTCGTGCTCGAAGACCCATCCATGCGCCGCAGTATCACCCACCCCACGGCCGCTTGCCAAGGCGCGCGCCGCCGCTTCCGCATCCGCCCCGATCGGTGTAGCGTCGCGCTCCGCGATGAACGACGACCAGCACCCGGGCGCTGAACCATCCGCGCCGCGCCCTCCTCAGCCGTCCCACGCCATCGCCGACGAGCCGAGCATCGTGGGCGCCTTCCAGGTCCAGGCCGCCGCGGCCGCCGCAGCCGCCGAAGCTGCCGCCGCCGACGCCGCGGCCGACGCGGCAGCCGCCGCCGCTCCCGCTCCCGCTCCCCACGGCCACGGTCACGGCCACGCCCCCGGCGCCCTGCCGCCCCTCGTCCTCGCGGCCCTCGGCGTCGTCTTCGGCGACATCGGCACGAGCCCCCTCTACGCCGTCAAGGAGTGCGTGTCCTCGCCCCACGGCGTCAAGCCCACGCCCGAGAACATCCTGGGGCTCCTGTCCCTCATGTTCTGGTCTCTCACCATGGTCGTCGCCGTGAAGTATCTCACGTTCGTCCTCAAAGCGGACAACGAGGGGGAGGGCGGCACCATGGCGCTGCTGGCGCTCGTGCCCGAGAGCCTGCGGCCCAAAAACAAGACGCGTATCGGCTGGATCGCGGCCCTCGTCCTCTTTGGCGCCTCCCTCCTTTATGGGGACGGCGTCATCACCCCTGCCATCAGCGTCCTCAGCGCCGTGGAGGGCCTCGCCGTCGGCGCCGAATCCATGAAGCCCGCCATCCTCCCGATCACCTGCCTCATTCTGATCGGCCTCTTCTGGATCCAGAAGCGCGGCACGGCCGGCATTGGCAAGGTCTTCGGCCCCATCATGATCCTCTGGTTCCTCACGCTCGGAGGGCTCGGGGCCTATTTCATCGTCCAGCACCCCGCCGTCCTCGCGGCGGTCGACCCCAGGCTCGCGGTCACGTTTTTCCTGACCAACAAGTGGCACGCGTTCGTCCTCCTCGGCTCCGTCGTCCTCTGCGTGACCGGCGGCGAGGCCCTTTATGCCGACATGGGGCATTTCGGCCGCCGCCCGATCGCCCTCGCCTGGTACGGGATGGTCATGCCCTCCTTGGCCCTCAATTACTTCGGCCAGGGCGCCCTCCTCCTCCAGCACCCCGAGGCCGCGGCGAACCCCTTCTTCTCGCTCGTCCCCAAGGGGCCGGCCACCTACGCCCTCGTCGCGCTCGCCACCGCGGCGGCCGTCATCGCCTCGCAGGCCATGATCTCCGGCGCTTATTCGCTCACGCGCCAGGGCGTCCAGCTCGGCTTCTTGCCGCGCGTCCAGGTCAAGCACACCTCCTCGGAGACCGAAGGACAGATCTACATCCCCGAGGTCAACTGGGCCCTCTTCGCCGCTTGTATGGTGCTCGTGTTCGCCTTCCGCGAGTCGTCGAAGCTCGCCTCGGCGTACGGCCTCGCCGTCACGGGCTCGATGACCATCACCTCGATCGTCTTCTTCGTCGTCGTGCGCGAGCGCTGGGGCTGGTCCCTCGCGAAGGCCTTGCCCCTGCTCCTGCTCTTCCTCACGTTCGACCTCGCGTTCCTCGGCGCGAACCTGCTCAAGTTCTTCGACGGCGGCTACGTGCCCTTCCTGATCGCCGCGACGATCTTCGTCTCCATGGCCATCTGGCGGAAGGGGCGAACCTTGCTCGGCCAGGAGTTCAAGAAGCGCACGCGGCCGCTCGCCGAGGTCCTCACGGAGCTGCGCGACGGAAAAACCGCCGCGCGCGTGGACGGCGCCGCCGTCTTCCTCACGTCGAGCGCCGAGGAGGCGCCGCCCGTCCTCTTGCACCACGTCAGCCGCAGCAAGGCCCTGCAAAAGGTCGTGCTG is from Polyangium spumosum and encodes:
- a CDS encoding DUF2169 domain-containing protein; translation: MNTIKPQRIGLLTRAFENENVCHFSIALLVFFPFESPRRILSEVDLWKFVAAELGKDGILDECMPKPNGEIVVNGRCFAPGGVPRAASSVRVKLGAVDKTLYVVGDRVWKRGVPSEPQPFTEMPITWETAFGGPDFPDNPLGKGASPVRTEAGEVHPMPNVEYPGKLLQSPRERPAPASFGPIDLTWPQRFSKVGTYDEAWLKELFPGFAEDLEPGFFSTAPADQQIEGFFRGDEAFVIENMHPSKPRIESALPGVAARCFVRRETPSGEVFREIPMRIDTVRLFPHAERGVVVFRGITRVREDDAADVKQICCALEAMGAPKPVSYYEAVIAKRSDKKKGHLFALRDADLMPEPGPDEGAPKAEPSDDDELTGGEGLLLANLRKKAEAELEKAKEQMRAAGIDPEGRLPAIPPATPPPKPEELPEVIEAAMEIAEKQMAAEKERRAAAEAEARKACEEAGVDYEAMLKKAQADAAGPPKFSAKRELARLQDLAQLYRNAGMPDVGLEQKIADPELEKKLLAAEENLRDNYRKFAHHMPAAAAMPGDGSAAAREALREGRAKGEGFAGRDLTGADLSGLDLAGLDFRGAMLECANLSGSRLEGADLSGAVLARANLTDARLGGAKLVGTNLGGANLTRVEASGVDFTGAVLACADLRGARLRGANLTKADLSEAIYGDTDTREIQAAGTNFIKSDLRGAGFAGAVLERCVFIESNVSGVDFSGAKLVSAVFVEAKGEGAVLRGANLENLRVVKDSSFVGADFRGASLPRANFRGALLEGADFTEADLTGADFSGADLRGGRLERVLAKESMWIRTDLTGADLRRGNFMFAVLQKARIAGADLRGANLFRSDMAKVHLDGATNVKGAHVVEARVVKNRATDDPG
- a CDS encoding type VI secretion system Vgr family protein, producing the protein MRDFFTFSSSVLPDTTRVLGFRGTEALSRPYVFEIYLSIPSEESGDVDLDDAVGAKGTLRAQREDDGEQYVIHGLLSGIELVQQAGSAALFRATLVPRLWELTQTLHSRMFTKKSVREIIEFILDDSGFSGDDYEFKLYGDYEPEEHVCQYQESNLDFISRWMEREGLYYYFEQGEDAEKLVITDNKSFHEPLRKAPVPYHPQAGGDMNQGEAFDSFTRRHQHLPSAVKLHDYDYTNPTLDVSGHASVSQSGFGEITMHGARFFNPTQGKRLAGIRAEELLARKVLFHATGTAYHLRPGYLFELEEHPRTAFNGEYLTTELVHICCHAVSAPQIKKLLGAEANDVYRVEVAGIPASVQFRAERRTPWPRIYGYENAVIDGDAESEYAQIDEHGRYNVKFMFDETSLKGSNASTWVRMAQPHGGSIEGWHFPLRKGTEVVISFMGGDPDRPVIMGVVPNAHTPSPVTQGNNTKNVIQTGGRNRLELEDKAGQQRITMSTPTENTYLRMGSLNDEHNFIGRTDGSALIYTGTHFDIEVVDFKTESVGNYVDHVYKGPYTCEVEKDVTLTYKANRTEKVESGHVQELYQSQNTEVQGLMQVYAKAGQQELFDDMHYTVVSAGGRTQEVTGLLNVKAKSGYTVEVTGDAKETATGDWSIEANAVDTKSRGEWKWSCLGDKVSLTIGATSETLIGLKNENLIGGKLEILGPFKMETVLGIKVDSHIGVAIEANAAIALKFAPTWFENLAGKIEMLPYKLINRGIDIEVGGLKLIG
- a CDS encoding potassium transporter Kup, which produces MNDDQHPGAEPSAPRPPQPSHAIADEPSIVGAFQVQAAAAAAAAEAAAADAAADAAAAAAPAPAPHGHGHGHAPGALPPLVLAALGVVFGDIGTSPLYAVKECVSSPHGVKPTPENILGLLSLMFWSLTMVVAVKYLTFVLKADNEGEGGTMALLALVPESLRPKNKTRIGWIAALVLFGASLLYGDGVITPAISVLSAVEGLAVGAESMKPAILPITCLILIGLFWIQKRGTAGIGKVFGPIMILWFLTLGGLGAYFIVQHPAVLAAVDPRLAVTFFLTNKWHAFVLLGSVVLCVTGGEALYADMGHFGRRPIALAWYGMVMPSLALNYFGQGALLLQHPEAAANPFFSLVPKGPATYALVALATAAAVIASQAMISGAYSLTRQGVQLGFLPRVQVKHTSSETEGQIYIPEVNWALFAACMVLVFAFRESSKLASAYGLAVTGSMTITSIVFFVVVRERWGWSLAKALPLLLLFLTFDLAFLGANLLKFFDGGYVPFLIAATIFVSMAIWRKGRTLLGQEFKKRTRPLAEVLTELRDGKTAARVDGAAVFLTSSAEEAPPVLLHHVSRSKALQKVVLLVTVIPERIPRVPPEKRVEASLIADDFYRIIFRSGFMEDTNVPVLLAVAKAKLGLRIEPDETTYYLGRETILATGKGKMDKVSETLFGFLSRNATGATAFFNLPPERVVELGMQLDL